In one Nostoc sp. KVJ3 genomic region, the following are encoded:
- a CDS encoding type II toxin-antitoxin system HicA family toxin produces the protein MKVRDVIKRVEADGWYLDRTKGSHRQFKHPDKPGLVTVPGKLSDDLAPGTLSSIWRQAQL, from the coding sequence ATGAAAGTACGTGATGTGATCAAGCGAGTGGAAGCTGATGGTTGGTATCTTGATAGAACTAAAGGTAGTCATCGACAGTTCAAGCATCCTGATAAACCAGGTTTAGTTACAGTTCCAGGTAAATTGTCTGACGACTTAGCCCCTGGTACTCTCAGTAGTATTTGGAGGCAAGCACAATTATAA
- a CDS encoding Uma2 family endonuclease: MVRTTSKNITLAEFLILPETKPASEYIDGQIIQKPIPQGKHSIIQGEMVSTVNLTVKPKRIARAFPELRCTFGGRSIVPDVAVFTWQRIPRDENGEVANVFQASPDWTIEILSPDQRQTKVTKNILHCLNYETQMGWLIDPEEQTVFVYIRNQQPIMLDELDALFPVPDFASELRLTVGDLFGWLLE, encoded by the coding sequence ATGGTACGGACAACATCAAAAAATATAACTTTGGCAGAGTTTCTAATATTACCGGAAACAAAGCCCGCTAGTGAATACATCGATGGACAAATTATTCAAAAACCCATACCACAGGGAAAACACAGTATAATTCAAGGTGAAATGGTTAGCACTGTAAACTTAACGGTGAAGCCCAAGCGAATTGCTCGTGCTTTTCCAGAACTGCGGTGTACTTTTGGTGGAAGGTCAATAGTGCCAGATGTTGCTGTGTTTACTTGGCAAAGAATTCCCCGCGATGAAAATGGTGAAGTTGCCAACGTCTTCCAAGCATCTCCCGATTGGACTATTGAGATTCTATCACCTGACCAAAGACAAACGAAAGTTACAAAAAATATTCTGCATTGCCTGAATTATGAAACACAAATGGGTTGGCTGATTGATCCAGAAGAACAAACGGTATTTGTGTACATCCGCAATCAACAGCCAATCATGTTAGATGAACTAGATGCTTTATTTCCTGTGCCAGATTTTGCCAGTGAGTTGAGGCTGACAGTAGGAGATTTATTTGGTTGGCTGTTGGAGTAA
- a CDS encoding type II toxin-antitoxin system HicB family antitoxin — translation MHYVVVIEKADSNYSAYVPDLPGCVTTGATLEEVKQMIAEAIEFHLEGMLKDGLAIPKPTSIAHEVEVGNYSKT, via the coding sequence ATGCATTACGTAGTGGTGATTGAAAAGGCGGATAGTAATTACTCTGCTTATGTGCCTGATTTACCAGGTTGTGTAACTACAGGTGCAACCTTAGAAGAAGTCAAGCAAATGATTGCAGAAGCTATTGAATTTCATCTAGAAGGAATGCTAAAAGATGGTTTAGCTATTCCGAAACCTACAAGCATTGCTCATGAGGTTGAAGTTGGAAATTACAGCAAAACATGA
- a CDS encoding glycosyltransferase family 4 protein, producing MHILIYSYNYHPEPIGIAPLMTELAEGLVKRGHKVRVITGMPNYPQREIYDEYRGKWYITEHKNGVTIQRSYLRIKSKPNLVDRLLLELSFIFTSLPQAFKGKRPDVIILTVPPLLGILPATIFSWLYNCPLVLNVQDILPEAAVRVGLLKNKWMIRTLAALEKFAYRTAHTISVIADGFRDNLVNKGVPVNKIVCIPNWVNVNFIHPLPKQNNSWISSHQLDGKFVVLYSGNIALTQGLETVIEAAVCLRHIRDIVFVIVGESIALQRLQEYCLLNGADNVLLLPLQPREKLPEMLAASDIGLIVQKRNVISFNMPSKIPLLLASGRPIVGSVPATGTAAKAIELSGGGIIVEPESPDAMAAAVYNLYANPTLGTKLGKAGRQFAEENYSLEQALDRYEWLLSNIVANQKSTVSILPKLDSKESVVDG from the coding sequence ATGCATATTCTAATTTATTCCTACAACTATCATCCAGAGCCGATTGGAATTGCGCCCTTAATGACTGAATTGGCAGAAGGACTAGTAAAGCGAGGTCATAAAGTGCGGGTAATTACCGGAATGCCTAACTATCCTCAGCGTGAAATTTACGATGAGTATCGGGGTAAATGGTATATTACTGAACATAAAAATGGTGTCACCATTCAACGAAGTTACCTCAGAATTAAGTCTAAACCTAACCTCGTAGATCGGCTTTTACTGGAGTTAAGCTTTATTTTCACAAGCTTACCCCAGGCTTTTAAAGGTAAGCGTCCTGATGTGATTATTTTAACAGTTCCACCTCTACTAGGTATCTTGCCAGCAACAATATTTAGTTGGTTATATAACTGCCCATTAGTTCTAAATGTGCAAGACATTTTACCAGAAGCTGCCGTGCGGGTTGGGCTACTAAAAAACAAGTGGATGATCCGAACTCTTGCAGCTTTAGAAAAATTTGCGTATCGGACTGCACACACTATTAGCGTCATCGCTGATGGATTTCGTGACAATTTAGTGAATAAGGGAGTACCTGTTAATAAAATCGTTTGTATTCCCAATTGGGTGAATGTAAATTTTATTCACCCTTTACCGAAACAGAACAACTCCTGGATATCTAGTCATCAACTCGATGGGAAGTTTGTAGTACTTTATTCGGGCAACATTGCTCTAACTCAAGGTTTAGAAACAGTAATAGAAGCCGCAGTTTGCTTACGTCATATCAGAGATATTGTCTTTGTTATCGTCGGCGAATCAATAGCATTGCAAAGGTTGCAGGAATATTGTTTATTAAATGGAGCAGATAATGTTTTGTTGCTGCCGTTGCAGCCACGAGAAAAATTACCCGAAATGCTAGCAGCATCTGATATTGGGCTGATTGTGCAAAAGCGTAATGTGATTTCGTTCAATATGCCTTCAAAAATACCACTATTATTGGCAAGTGGTCGCCCGATTGTGGGTTCAGTTCCTGCCACTGGTACTGCTGCTAAAGCAATCGAACTCAGTGGTGGTGGGATAATTGTTGAGCCAGAATCGCCCGATGCAATGGCTGCTGCGGTGTATAACTTGTATGCTAATCCGACTCTAGGGACGAAGCTAGGGAAGGCAGGAAGACAGTTTGCTGAAGAAAACTATTCCTTGGAGCAAGCACTCGATCGCTATGAGTGGCTGCTTTCTAATATTGTTGCAAACCAAAAATCCACTGTGAGTATCTTGCCAAAATTGGATTCTAAAGAATCAGTTGTGGATGGTTGA
- the argS gene encoding arginine--tRNA ligase has product MNATQEKLKVQLEQAIVAAFGADFAGVDPILVSASNPKFGDYQANVALSLSKKKGLQPRAIAGAIVEKLDVSEICEPPEIAGPGFINLKLKTVYLEAQLNEIQADPRLGVPAAKTPKREIVDFSSPNIAKEMHVGHLRSTIIGDSIARILEFLGHDVLRLNHVGDWGTQFGMLIAYLREVYPEALTTANALDIGDLVTFYRKAKLRFDADEAFQETARQEVVRLQAGAEDTLHAWKLLCEQSRREFQIIYDLLDIKLIERGESFYNPLLSGIVEDLEKSGLLVENQGAKCVFLEGFTNREGEPLPLIVQKSDGGYNYATTDLASLRYRIQQDQAKRIIYVTDAGQANHFTQFFQVARKAGWIPDDVELVHVPFGLVLGEDGKRIKTRFGDSVRLRDLLDEAVSRSHADLKTRLQEEERQETEEFINEVARVVGISAVKYADLSQNRTSNYIFSYDKMLDFKGNTAPYMLYAYARIQGISRKGEINFEELGNNAVLLQHETELALAKYLLQLDEVISSVEQDLMPNRLCEYLYELSKKFNQFYDRNQGVQVLDAEEPQRTSRLVLCDLTARTLKLGLSLLGIQVLERM; this is encoded by the coding sequence ATGAACGCTACACAAGAAAAACTAAAAGTTCAGCTTGAACAGGCAATAGTTGCGGCTTTTGGCGCTGACTTCGCGGGAGTAGATCCAATATTGGTTTCTGCTAGCAATCCTAAATTTGGTGATTATCAGGCGAATGTGGCTTTATCGCTGAGTAAAAAGAAAGGATTGCAACCAAGAGCGATCGCAGGTGCGATCGTTGAGAAACTAGATGTATCCGAAATCTGCGAACCGCCAGAAATTGCTGGCCCAGGATTTATCAATCTGAAACTAAAAACGGTATATTTAGAAGCACAATTGAACGAGATTCAAGCCGATCCCCGGTTGGGAGTTCCAGCAGCAAAAACGCCGAAGCGGGAAATTGTGGATTTTTCCAGTCCGAATATTGCTAAAGAAATGCACGTCGGACACTTGCGTTCTACAATCATTGGTGATTCCATCGCCCGGATTTTAGAATTTCTTGGACATGATGTGCTGCGGTTAAATCATGTGGGTGATTGGGGTACGCAGTTTGGCATGTTAATCGCCTATCTGCGGGAAGTTTATCCAGAGGCGCTTACTACCGCTAATGCTTTAGATATTGGTGATTTAGTCACTTTTTACCGCAAAGCCAAATTGCGGTTTGATGCAGATGAAGCTTTTCAAGAAACAGCACGCCAAGAAGTTGTGAGATTACAAGCGGGTGCAGAAGATACACTCCATGCTTGGAAACTGCTATGCGAACAGTCGCGGCGGGAGTTTCAAATAATTTATGATTTGCTGGATATCAAATTAATTGAACGTGGAGAATCTTTCTATAATCCTTTATTATCTGGGATTGTGGAAGATTTAGAAAAATCTGGTTTACTGGTAGAAAATCAGGGCGCAAAATGCGTTTTTTTGGAAGGGTTTACAAATAGAGAAGGTGAACCTTTGCCCTTGATTGTGCAAAAATCAGATGGCGGCTATAACTACGCCACAACAGATTTAGCATCTCTCCGCTACCGAATTCAACAGGATCAAGCAAAGCGGATAATTTATGTAACTGATGCTGGACAAGCAAACCACTTTACCCAATTTTTCCAAGTAGCACGCAAAGCTGGCTGGATTCCCGATGATGTGGAATTAGTACATGTTCCCTTTGGGTTGGTGTTAGGGGAAGATGGTAAAAGAATCAAAACTCGTTTTGGGGACAGTGTGCGGTTACGAGACTTATTGGATGAAGCTGTTTCTCGTTCCCATGCTGACTTAAAAACTAGATTACAAGAAGAAGAACGCCAAGAAACTGAAGAATTTATTAATGAAGTTGCTAGGGTAGTTGGGATCAGTGCAGTTAAGTATGCAGACTTAAGCCAAAACCGCACCAGCAATTACATTTTCAGCTACGACAAAATGCTGGATTTCAAAGGTAATACTGCACCTTATATGCTATATGCTTATGCGCGGATTCAGGGGATTAGCCGCAAGGGTGAGATTAACTTTGAGGAGTTAGGAAATAATGCCGTCTTATTGCAGCATGAAACAGAATTAGCGCTGGCAAAATATTTACTTCAACTGGATGAAGTTATTAGTAGTGTAGAGCAAGACTTGATGCCTAATCGGTTATGTGAATATTTGTACGAACTGAGTAAGAAGTTTAATCAGTTTTACGATCGCAATCAGGGAGTTCAGGTTTTGGATGCAGAGGAACCACAGCGTACATCCCGGTTGGTTTTATGTGATTTGACTGCTAGAACCCTGAAGCTGGGATTATCTTTGTTGGGAATTCAGGTTTTAGAGAGGATGTAA
- the murD gene encoding UDP-N-acetylmuramoyl-L-alanine--D-glutamate ligase — protein sequence MPRATVIGLGKSGVAAARLLKREGWEVELSDGNTSETLLEQQQELAAEQITVKLGQSLELNGDNLPQLIVVSPGVPWDIPVLIEARQLGIETIGEMELAWRNLQSLPWVGITGTNGKTTTTALIAAIFQAAELNAPACGNIGYAACEVALSWRGKGAGSREQGAGEAGEAGEAGEVGEVGEAFDNSSLLTPNSSLDWVIAEVSSYQIESSSSLAPRIGVWTTFTPDHLSRHKTLENYYNIKAKLLHQSELQVFNGDDAYLRQQGLSVWPDAYWTSVKGKDFLISEKGFYINDGWVVEKLSATSAPEPIVKVSTLRMVGEHNQQNLLMAVATARLAGINRDAIALAISEFPGVAHRLEHICTWEGIDFINDSKATNYDAAEVGLASVKSPAILIAGGEAKAGDDTGWLAQIQTKAAAVLLIGSAAPAFAQRLQEIGYYSYHIVETMEKAIPKSAELAKEYQAPVVLLSPACASFDQYPNFEVRGDRFRQLCLAWAEAWKPCRVELPELESSNQESIVKSR from the coding sequence ATGCCTAGAGCTACTGTTATTGGATTGGGAAAGTCCGGTGTTGCTGCGGCGAGATTGTTGAAACGGGAAGGTTGGGAGGTAGAGCTAAGTGATGGCAACACCTCCGAAACCCTCCTAGAACAACAACAAGAACTCGCTGCCGAGCAAATAACCGTTAAACTAGGACAATCCCTAGAATTAAATGGTGATAATTTACCCCAATTAATAGTTGTTAGTCCTGGCGTGCCTTGGGATATTCCCGTATTAATTGAGGCACGCCAATTAGGTATTGAAACTATTGGGGAAATGGAACTCGCTTGGCGAAATTTGCAATCCCTACCTTGGGTAGGAATCACCGGGACTAACGGTAAAACTACTACCACAGCTTTAATTGCTGCCATTTTCCAAGCCGCAGAATTAAACGCGCCCGCCTGCGGTAACATTGGCTACGCCGCCTGTGAAGTTGCCCTATCTTGGAGGGGGAAAGGAGCAGGGAGCAGGGAGCAGGGAGCAGGGGAGGCAGGGGAGGCAGGGGAGGCAGGGGAGGTAGGGGAGGTAGGGGAAGCATTTGATAATTCCTCACTCTTAACTCCTAACTCCTCACTCGATTGGGTGATTGCGGAAGTTAGCAGCTATCAAATAGAATCTTCCAGTTCTCTAGCACCCCGTATCGGTGTTTGGACAACTTTCACACCAGATCATCTGAGTCGCCATAAGACTTTAGAAAACTATTACAACATCAAAGCAAAGTTATTGCATCAGTCTGAGTTGCAAGTGTTTAATGGGGATGATGCTTACTTGAGGCAACAAGGTTTAAGTGTTTGGCCTGATGCTTATTGGACGAGTGTCAAAGGAAAAGATTTCCTGATTAGCGAAAAAGGCTTTTACATCAACGACGGCTGGGTTGTGGAAAAGTTGAGTGCAACCTCTGCACCAGAACCGATTGTGAAAGTATCTACTTTGCGAATGGTGGGAGAACATAACCAGCAAAATCTCTTGATGGCAGTAGCTACGGCAAGATTAGCAGGAATTAATCGTGATGCGATCGCACTTGCAATTAGTGAATTCCCCGGCGTTGCTCATCGTTTGGAGCATATCTGCACTTGGGAAGGTATTGATTTCATTAACGATAGCAAAGCCACTAACTACGATGCTGCCGAAGTTGGTTTAGCATCTGTGAAAAGTCCAGCGATTTTAATTGCTGGTGGAGAAGCCAAAGCAGGTGATGATACTGGCTGGTTAGCACAAATTCAAACCAAAGCTGCTGCTGTGTTATTGATTGGCTCTGCTGCACCCGCATTTGCTCAACGCCTCCAAGAAATAGGGTATTATTCCTACCACATTGTGGAAACTATGGAAAAGGCAATCCCCAAATCCGCAGAATTAGCCAAGGAGTATCAAGCGCCTGTAGTGTTGCTATCTCCAGCTTGCGCCAGTTTCGATCAGTACCCCAATTTTGAGGTACGGGGCGATCGCTTCCGTCAGTTGTGCCTTGCTTGGGCAGAAGCCTGGAAACCTTGCAGAGTAGAACTTCCAGAGTTAGAAAGCTCTAATCAAGAGTCCATAGTTAAAAGTCGATAA
- the glyS gene encoding glycine--tRNA ligase subunit beta, which translates to MPAFLLEVGTEELPASFLSDALIQWRERIPQSLEANSLQSESVQVYGTPRRLAVLIKGLPSQQADREEEIKGPPAQAAFKDGQPTAAAVGFAKKQGVELDALFLRPTDKGEFVFVQKRIPGRSVAEILTELVFQWIWGLEGKRLMRWGDGDGRFSRPIRWLVALLDERVLPLELVNGSKTIQSDRISQGHRVLHPEPVTIAQATDYVTALKSAYVTVDPEERENLIKEQVKAVAESLSGYTVIYPDLLAEVTNLVEYPSTVVGKFEPEFLELPTEVITEVMVTHQRYFPVFKPGSFEQELLPNFITISNGDPKKSDIVAVGNERVIRARLADGRFFYEADLTKPLESFLPQLEKVTFQEELGSVRTKIDRVVKITERIATQLKLAENQIQKIQRAALLCKADLVTQMVYEFPELQGIMGEKYALASGEDAEVAKAIFQHYLPTGAGDNLPDTLTGQIVGLADRLDTLVSIFGLGLIPSGSSDPFALRRAANAVVKITWFYNLPINLDDLLAQIATDFAEKYQKDRASLTTALQEFFLQRIRTLLQEEKQIDYDLVNAVLGENDPEYTERTLKDLLDVRDRALYLQQIRNDSTLDNIYETVNRSTRLAAQGDLDTKQLEPTTVVRPELFQKPSEAALYNALIESVPQTQTAQQTRNYQLLVAALAKIAPTVSNFFDGPDSVLVMDSNPEIKRNRLHLLGLVRNHARVLADFGAIVKNL; encoded by the coding sequence ATGCCTGCGTTTTTATTAGAAGTTGGTACAGAAGAATTACCTGCAAGCTTTCTCAGTGATGCCTTAATACAGTGGCGAGAACGCATTCCCCAAAGTTTGGAAGCAAATAGCCTTCAGAGTGAAAGTGTCCAGGTGTACGGTACTCCTCGGCGTTTGGCGGTATTGATTAAAGGTCTACCATCACAGCAAGCAGACCGAGAAGAAGAAATTAAAGGGCCTCCCGCCCAAGCCGCCTTTAAAGATGGTCAGCCCACAGCAGCAGCAGTAGGCTTTGCCAAAAAGCAAGGTGTGGAACTAGATGCACTGTTCCTTCGCCCCACTGACAAAGGGGAATTTGTCTTTGTGCAGAAAAGAATTCCTGGGCGTTCCGTGGCGGAAATTTTGACAGAACTTGTTTTCCAGTGGATTTGGGGTTTAGAAGGTAAGCGGTTGATGCGTTGGGGAGATGGGGATGGGAGGTTTTCTCGACCAATTCGCTGGCTGGTAGCTTTGTTAGATGAGAGAGTGCTACCGTTAGAATTGGTGAATGGTTCTAAAACGATTCAGAGCGATCGCATTTCCCAAGGTCATCGCGTTTTACATCCTGAACCTGTGACAATTGCCCAAGCTACCGATTATGTTACCGCCCTCAAGTCTGCTTATGTCACCGTTGACCCAGAAGAACGGGAAAATCTGATTAAAGAGCAAGTAAAGGCGGTAGCAGAAAGTTTAAGCGGTTATACAGTAATTTACCCCGATTTGTTAGCGGAAGTAACCAATCTTGTAGAATACCCTTCTACAGTTGTGGGGAAATTTGAACCAGAATTTTTGGAATTACCAACTGAGGTAATTACGGAAGTTATGGTAACTCATCAACGTTATTTTCCTGTATTCAAACCAGGTAGTTTTGAGCAAGAATTATTACCCAATTTCATCACCATTTCTAACGGCGATCCCAAGAAATCAGATATTGTTGCCGTCGGGAATGAAAGGGTAATTCGTGCCAGATTAGCTGATGGCAGATTTTTCTACGAAGCTGATTTAACTAAGCCTTTAGAAAGCTTTTTACCACAGTTAGAAAAAGTCACCTTCCAAGAAGAATTGGGTTCGGTACGTACCAAAATAGATAGAGTAGTTAAGATTACCGAGCGAATTGCTACCCAATTAAAATTAGCAGAAAATCAAATCCAAAAAATCCAACGGGCTGCTTTATTGTGTAAAGCAGATTTGGTTACTCAAATGGTGTATGAATTCCCTGAATTGCAAGGCATTATGGGAGAAAAATATGCCTTAGCTAGTGGTGAAGATGCCGAAGTAGCAAAGGCAATATTTCAACATTATTTACCAACGGGAGCAGGTGACAATTTACCCGATACACTGACAGGTCAAATTGTCGGTTTGGCAGATAGATTAGATACCTTGGTAAGTATCTTTGGTTTAGGTTTAATTCCCTCTGGTTCCTCCGATCCCTTCGCCTTGCGTCGGGCTGCCAATGCTGTAGTTAAAATTACCTGGTTCTATAATTTACCAATAAATTTAGATGATTTATTGGCACAAATAGCAACAGATTTTGCAGAGAAATATCAGAAAGATCGGGCATCATTAACCACAGCATTACAAGAGTTTTTCTTACAACGCATCCGCACTTTATTGCAAGAAGAGAAACAGATTGATTACGACTTGGTAAATGCAGTTTTGGGAGAAAATGACCCAGAATACACAGAACGGACATTAAAAGATTTATTGGATGTCCGCGATCGCGCCTTGTACTTACAACAAATCCGTAACGACAGTACCTTAGATAACATCTACGAAACCGTTAACCGTTCCACACGATTAGCCGCCCAAGGTGATTTGGATACCAAACAGCTAGAACCGACAACGGTAGTTCGTCCAGAATTATTTCAAAAGCCCTCTGAGGCAGCTTTGTATAATGCTTTAATCGAATCAGTACCGCAAACTCAAACAGCACAGCAGACACGAAATTATCAACTGTTAGTAGCAGCACTAGCAAAAATTGCTCCGACAGTTAGTAACTTCTTTGATGGCCCAGATAGCGTATTAGTTATGGACTCCAATCCAGAAATTAAGCGGAATCGATTACATCTGCTAGGATTAGTTCGGAATCATGCCCGTGTTCTTGCTGACTTTGGTGCGATCGTCAAAAATCTGTAG
- a CDS encoding PEP-CTERM sorting domain-containing protein (PEP-CTERM proteins occur, often in large numbers, in the proteomes of bacteria that also encode an exosortase, a predicted intramembrane cysteine proteinase. The presence of a PEP-CTERM domain at a protein's C-terminus predicts cleavage within the sorting domain, followed by covalent anchoring to some some component of the (usually Gram-negative) cell surface. Many PEP-CTERM proteins exhibit an unusual sequence composition that includes large numbers of potential glycosylation sites. Expression of one such protein has been shown restore the ability of a bacterium to form floc, a type of biofilm.), with protein MKNIFAKTVAITATSAALSVAIAAAVNNPAQAVEFNFNWLGNAGYSATGSFSYDEATAPTIISESGSGATKFLQSLNVSFLDPSKNLLGTYNTVTGGVSQSSFFAFNFDTATQKLFGPLDIAGGTGVIGEYFFNGTVGNSLALRQDVDQKGTSTLVDQNLGSIQVSKVPEPTSLLGLVALGMLGVGSTLKKKQASC; from the coding sequence ATGAAAAACATTTTTGCCAAAACGGTTGCTATCACAGCAACCAGTGCTGCTCTTAGTGTAGCGATCGCTGCTGCTGTTAACAACCCGGCTCAAGCTGTTGAGTTCAACTTTAACTGGCTAGGTAATGCCGGTTATTCAGCAACAGGTTCATTCAGTTACGATGAGGCTACAGCACCCACAATCATTTCCGAAAGTGGTAGTGGAGCGACCAAATTTTTACAATCCTTGAATGTCTCCTTCTTAGACCCATCTAAAAATCTTCTGGGAACTTATAACACCGTTACTGGTGGGGTATCACAATCTAGCTTCTTCGCTTTCAACTTTGATACAGCCACTCAGAAATTGTTTGGCCCCTTGGATATAGCAGGAGGAACGGGTGTAATTGGAGAATATTTCTTCAATGGAACGGTTGGCAACTCTTTGGCATTACGTCAGGATGTAGATCAAAAGGGAACTTCAACATTAGTAGATCAAAATCTTGGTTCTATTCAGGTATCCAAAGTTCCTGAGCCTACTTCTCTGTTGGGTTTAGTGGCGTTAGGGATGTTGGGTGTAGGCTCAACCCTGAAGAAAAAGCAAGCCTCTTGCTAG
- a CDS encoding phage holin family protein encodes MQHFLLTWLGTAVALFITANIVPGFFIKNFVVALVAAFVIGLVNAFIRPILQILTFPITLLTFGLFTLVINALTLWLASALTPVYGFEIQGFLPALLGSIVLAIVSSIINYLLRVVD; translated from the coding sequence ATGCAACACTTTTTATTAACTTGGCTCGGTACTGCGGTGGCGTTATTTATTACTGCTAATATCGTTCCGGGATTCTTTATTAAGAATTTTGTGGTTGCCTTGGTTGCGGCCTTTGTGATTGGTCTGGTTAATGCATTTATTAGACCAATTTTACAGATTTTGACCTTCCCGATTACCTTGCTCACCTTTGGTTTATTTACATTGGTAATTAACGCTTTAACCCTTTGGTTGGCAAGTGCCTTAACTCCTGTTTATGGTTTTGAAATTCAGGGGTTTTTACCTGCTTTGTTAGGTTCAATCGTGCTAGCTATTGTTTCTAGCATAATTAACTATTTGTTGAGAGTTGTTGACTAG
- a CDS encoding cobalamin biosynthesis protein, with protein sequence MQQVLWVGIGCKRGTSWQLIDWAIEEVFRENQLCQSAIAGIATIDTKASEVGLVELCHLRNLPLKIFSAQILRSVCVPNPATITDHKVGTPSVAEAAAILAANPTTFSFTNTEALGLSFLVPKQIFQLQGQPGAVTLAVAQGSNITITKLH encoded by the coding sequence GTGCAACAGGTTTTATGGGTGGGAATCGGTTGTAAACGGGGAACCTCATGGCAATTGATTGATTGGGCAATTGAGGAAGTCTTTCGAGAAAATCAACTTTGTCAAAGTGCGATCGCAGGGATTGCTACCATTGACACTAAAGCCTCAGAAGTTGGCTTAGTAGAACTTTGCCACCTCCGCAATCTACCTCTAAAAATCTTTTCTGCCCAAATCCTTCGTTCTGTCTGTGTCCCCAACCCTGCTACAATTACCGACCACAAGGTAGGTACACCTAGCGTAGCAGAGGCGGCTGCTATTCTTGCAGCTAATCCAACTACTTTCTCTTTTACCAACACAGAAGCATTGGGATTGAGTTTCTTAGTTCCTAAACAGATTTTCCAGCTACAAGGGCAACCAGGAGCGGTAACGCTAGCTGTTGCCCAAGGCTCAAATATAACTATTACAAAACTCCACTAA